CCTAACCAAAATAAAAGCGAGCATACCGAATCTTTATGAAGCCGTTATTGTTGCAGCAAAACGTGCACGGAAACTCAATGATGACAATAAACTCGAATTCAATTCGCTGTTAAGCACAATGACATCCGGACACGAAGATGAATTTGAAGACCGGGAAAATCCCGAACAGATGAAGCTTTCGTTAGAATTCGAAAAACGCGAGAAAGCTCATATCAATGCTGTGAAAGAATTAGTTGATGCAAAGATCGAATACAGATACAAATCAGAAAAAGATAAATAAATATTTAGCTTTTCTTTTAATGAAGCGGAAATCAGCAAATGATCTCCGCTTTTCTTTTTTGTGCTAAAGTTAGTGCTAAATTTTCAGTAAAGATTTTGTTAATTTCCTACTGCCAATCGTGTTAAGTCCTTAATAGGATTTGAAAATGATAGAAAAAAAATTATTGATAGAAGCAATTAAAGACCAGCAGGAAATCTTTGGTGATTTTTTGTTTGAAAATGTGGATACTGCAATTGAGGAATCGATGAAGAAAAAAAATACTGTTGCTAAAGAAATACTAGAGAATAAAATATCTGTTGCAGAGAATCTCTTTCTTGAAGATTTCCAAAAGACAGAATCAATAGAAGAGCTGAACTCAAAGATTTGTAATTGCCAAAATTGTGCACTTGGAAAAACTAGAACAAAATTTGTCTTCGGTGTCGGTAATCCTAATGCAAATGCAATGTTGATAGGCGAAGCACCCGGCCGTGATGAGGATTTACAAGGTGAACCATTTGTTGGTCGCGCGGGAAAATTATTGAATGATATATTGAAAGCTGTAAACTTTAAGAGAGAAGATGTTTACATCGCCAATATATTAAAATGCCGTCCGCCGAATAACCGGGATCCTCTTCCGCTGGAAATGGAAACTTGTATTCCATATCTTCATAAGCAAATAGAATTGATACAACCGAAAATTATTTTATGTCTTGGCAGAGTTGCAGCAAACGGATTGCTTGATAAAAAACTTTCATTGGGACAGTT
The genomic region above belongs to Ignavibacteriales bacterium and contains:
- a CDS encoding DNA-directed RNA polymerase subunit omega, coding for MAIKPINLTKIKASIPNLYEAVIVAAKRARKLNDDNKLEFNSLLSTMTSGHEDEFEDRENPEQMKLSLEFEKREKAHINAVKELVDAKIEYRYKSEKDK
- a CDS encoding uracil-DNA glycosylase → MIEKKLLIEAIKDQQEIFGDFLFENVDTAIEESMKKKNTVAKEILENKISVAENLFLEDFQKTESIEELNSKICNCQNCALGKTRTKFVFGVGNPNANAMLIGEAPGRDEDLQGEPFVGRAGKLLNDILKAVNFKREDVYIANILKCRPPNNRDPLPLEMETCIPYLHKQIELIQPKIILCLGRVAANGLLDKKLSLGQLRESNYEFNGIKVMATYHPAALLRNPNWKRGCWEDVQKFRKLYDELTAK